The nucleotide sequence TTTCCTGCTTGCCCCGCGCGTCTAACGTGCAGTTAAGCTGCAAAACGTACCGGCGTCTAGCCGGCCGCTCTTCAGAGCGGATTTTGTCAGTCTTGAACTGCGTGTTAGACACTTTTATTTTATTTATATAACTTAATATTAACAATTACGCTTTTAATTTTACACTATTTTGCTTTTTATTACAATATTTAATAAATAAAAAACTTAAAATTTTAATATAAAGCTTTATTATTTGCATATCCAACTTTCATATTACTTAACACATATATTAAAACTATTAATTTAACTATAATTCTATATTATTTATAAAACAAATCTTTTATAAATAATATTCTCTTAAATTATAAGCTTATTCTTAACAATAAACTTTATTTTTTAACTATACAGCTTTTTAATTACTAAATCATTAAAATCTAAACTAAAACTTTATTTTTATTTAACAAGTTAATTATTATAATCACCATGACCGTCCGAAGGACTTTTATTTTGTTGATTTCCTTAGCTAGTTTAAAATCCTTAGATAAAAGTTTTATTTTCTTAATATTTTCTTATCTCAAGAGTTTTATCAAGTAGTTTTTAAATTTACCTCCAATTATTTTACAGGATCATTTTTTATCACCCTTTTCTTATCATTAAAATCCATCTTGAATACCTATAGTTAGCCAACGCACATTAGAACACTCATTATATTCGGATAACAGCAATAAGGTTTGTTCTTTTAATTTATGTAATTGAGATTCCAATTCATTAGAAAGTAGCGATTCAAAATCTTCTATGTAATGACACTCTATTAACAAATCATTTATTTTCTTATTGAATTTATATTTTTTATGCATACCAACTGGAAGGATAGAATTAATTTCATTTATGGTTATCTTTTTGTTAATGACAGCTTCAAGTACTCCCAGTATAATAACTAAAAACATTTTCTCATCATACTTTTCATTAGTTATTTTTGTTATTTTCATTTTTATTATTTTCCTTACCAAGTAGCTATTAAACCTGTTCGGAAACTTCCGTTTCTGAATAGGTCACCTTGAAATGCGATGTTCTAAATCGTGCTATTTGTACGGTTTAGAACTCGTCGACCTGTTTGAAAACACAGTTATCGAACAGGTTTATTATAATAAAACATAAGTTTCCTAAAAGGACCTAACCTATTAATTGTGGGGTGCTTTAATCTACAAAAAATACACCCATTTTTCAAAGTTGCAGTTT is from Treponema denticola and encodes:
- a CDS encoding DUF3969 family protein; its protein translation is MKITKITNEKYDEKMFLVIILGVLEAVINKKITINEINSILPVGMHKKYKFNKKINDLLIECHYIEDFESLLSNELESQLHKLKEQTLLLLSEYNECSNVRWLTIGIQDGF